In the genome of Salinispirillum sp. LH 10-3-1, one region contains:
- a CDS encoding GntR family transcriptional regulator codes for MTVSTLKTQTITEDLAQRLSQAIIHGEMPQGSKISEPELARKYGVSRGPLREAIVKLEGMGLVTRIPNVGARVVELSTESLANTFAIREALEGMAARQACEFISDAELDELKALLEQHEQDLLASGGEHYADQEGNYDFHNRIIRASRNKQLIALLCDELYAVVRMYRQQTADHRTDPIQALREHQMILDALRNREADLAELLMRRHISRSRRLLEHYLSHTSKP; via the coding sequence ATGACCGTCTCCACACTGAAAACTCAGACCATCACCGAAGACCTCGCCCAGCGTCTCAGCCAAGCCATCATTCATGGCGAAATGCCGCAGGGCAGCAAGATTTCCGAACCTGAACTGGCGCGCAAGTACGGCGTATCCCGTGGGCCATTGCGCGAAGCCATTGTGAAATTGGAAGGTATGGGCCTGGTCACCCGCATTCCTAACGTGGGCGCGCGCGTGGTGGAATTGTCGACAGAATCCCTCGCTAACACCTTCGCCATCCGCGAAGCGCTGGAAGGCATGGCAGCACGTCAAGCCTGCGAATTCATTTCCGACGCCGAGTTGGACGAGCTAAAAGCACTGCTGGAACAACACGAACAAGACTTGCTAGCCAGTGGCGGCGAACACTACGCCGACCAAGAAGGCAATTACGACTTTCACAACCGCATCATCCGCGCCAGCCGCAACAAACAACTGATTGCCCTGCTGTGCGACGAACTCTACGCCGTGGTGCGCATGTACCGCCAACAAACCGCCGACCACCGCACCGACCCTATTCAAGCGCTGCGCGAACATCAGATGATTCTCGACGCGCTGCGCAACCGCGAAGCCGACTTGGCCGAGCTGTTGATGCGCCGCCACATCAGCCGGTCACGGCGCTTGCTTGAACATTATCTTTCGCACACATCTAAACCCTAA
- the manA gene encoding mannose-6-phosphate isomerase, class I yields MSILYGDYFMPCVHQPILLQPIFQHYAWGSRDGIAQVLGWITKDEVLPVAELWMGAHAGLPSPLAETIEGITHLDALIDRYPEDILGPQHAELQNRLPYLFKVLSAGSALSIQVHPSKQQAEAGFAAENAQGKALTDPTRNYKDDNHKPELLVALTEFHAMAGFRQPEAVAERLAQLSCAALQAWVEPLQRDGLSALEELYAWSLALPAADVRRIVDDAMAVLPDGSEFAWMAQLHQQYGADMGIFFPLLLNVQVLQPGEAIYLDAGIPHAYLRGTGLEVMASSDNVLRGGLTSKYKDVAELLRVTEIRADSVQVQPGTTEQGVTRYDVPCTDFQLHLIDLNESRTTLGTSGSAELLLVLEGEAEVADQTVQQGSIVLLPACLGEVRLRGNARLAVVTTVVETL; encoded by the coding sequence ATGTCGATTCTTTATGGTGATTACTTCATGCCCTGTGTGCACCAGCCCATTCTTTTGCAGCCAATCTTTCAACATTATGCGTGGGGTAGCCGCGATGGCATCGCGCAGGTGCTGGGTTGGATCACGAAAGACGAAGTGTTACCGGTGGCCGAGCTGTGGATGGGCGCGCATGCAGGGTTACCGTCCCCTTTGGCAGAAACGATAGAAGGCATCACACATCTGGATGCTTTAATCGACCGTTATCCGGAAGACATTCTCGGGCCACAACACGCTGAACTGCAGAATCGGTTGCCTTATCTCTTTAAGGTGCTAAGTGCAGGCAGTGCGTTATCCATACAGGTGCACCCCTCGAAGCAACAGGCTGAAGCGGGGTTTGCCGCCGAAAATGCGCAGGGCAAAGCGCTGACTGACCCCACGCGCAATTACAAAGACGACAACCATAAGCCCGAACTCTTGGTGGCATTGACGGAGTTTCACGCCATGGCCGGCTTTCGGCAGCCCGAAGCCGTAGCAGAGCGCTTGGCGCAGTTGAGTTGCGCCGCCTTACAGGCGTGGGTTGAGCCGTTGCAGCGCGATGGTTTGTCGGCCTTAGAAGAACTCTATGCGTGGTCATTGGCGCTGCCAGCAGCAGACGTTCGGCGCATTGTCGATGACGCCATGGCGGTGCTGCCCGACGGCAGTGAGTTCGCCTGGATGGCCCAGTTGCACCAGCAATACGGTGCAGACATGGGCATCTTCTTTCCGTTGCTGTTGAACGTACAGGTGCTCCAGCCGGGAGAAGCGATTTATTTAGACGCCGGAATCCCGCATGCTTATTTGCGCGGCACCGGCTTGGAAGTGATGGCGAGCTCCGACAATGTGCTGCGCGGTGGGCTGACCAGCAAGTACAAAGATGTCGCGGAATTACTGCGCGTGACCGAAATTCGCGCCGACAGCGTGCAGGTGCAACCGGGAACTACGGAGCAGGGCGTAACGCGTTACGATGTGCCCTGTACTGACTTCCAATTGCACCTGATTGACTTGAATGAGAGCAGAACCACACTGGGCACCAGCGGCAGTGCCGAGTTATTGCTGGTGCTCGAAGGTGAAGCCGAGGTGGCCGACCAAACTGTGCAGCAGGGCAGTATTGTGTTGCTGCCCGCGTGTTTGGGTGAAGTGCGTTTGCGCGGCAATGCGCGGTTGGCGGTGGTGACGACGGTAGTTGAGACCCTCTAG
- the prpC gene encoding 2-methylcitrate synthase, with product MTDTTAKPLSGAGLRGQSAGETALCTVGKTGAGLTYRGYDVKELADKTQFEEVAYLLLYGKLPNRTELAGYISRLKSLRGLPDALKAVLEQIPADAHPMDVLRTGCSMLGNLETEHSFSDQLNHIDRMLAVFPSIINYWYRFSHHGERIDTLAPEVDSIGGHFLALLHGKKPSELHERVMNVSLILYAEHEFNASTFAARVCASTLSDVHSAVTAAIGTLRGPLHGGANEAAMDMIQQWKSPDEAEEAILGMLARKDKIMGFGHAIYRTHDPRNDIIKLWSEKLAAEVGDTVLYPVSVRCEEVMWREKKLFCNADFFHASAYHFMGIPTPLFTPIFVCSRVSGWTAHIMEQRANNRIIRPSADYTGPENRPVPALDERA from the coding sequence ATGACCGACACCACAGCGAAACCCCTATCTGGCGCAGGCCTGCGCGGCCAATCCGCCGGCGAAACCGCCCTCTGCACCGTCGGTAAAACCGGCGCCGGCCTCACCTATCGCGGCTACGACGTCAAAGAACTCGCCGACAAAACCCAATTTGAAGAAGTCGCCTACCTGCTGCTGTACGGCAAACTGCCCAACCGCACCGAACTGGCAGGTTACATCAGCCGCCTAAAAAGCCTGCGCGGCCTACCCGACGCCCTAAAAGCCGTACTGGAACAGATCCCCGCCGACGCCCACCCCATGGACGTCCTGCGCACCGGCTGCTCCATGCTCGGCAACCTCGAGACCGAACACAGCTTTAGCGACCAACTGAACCACATCGACCGCATGCTGGCCGTCTTCCCGTCCATCATCAACTACTGGTATCGCTTCAGCCACCACGGCGAGCGCATCGATACCCTGGCCCCCGAAGTCGACTCCATTGGCGGCCACTTCCTTGCCCTGCTGCACGGCAAAAAACCCAGCGAACTGCACGAACGCGTCATGAACGTCTCGCTGATTTTGTACGCCGAACACGAATTCAACGCCTCAACGTTCGCCGCCCGCGTCTGCGCCTCCACCTTGTCCGACGTCCATTCCGCCGTCACCGCTGCCATCGGTACTTTACGAGGCCCACTGCACGGTGGCGCGAACGAAGCCGCGATGGACATGATCCAACAATGGAAATCGCCCGACGAAGCAGAAGAAGCCATTCTGGGTATGCTGGCGCGTAAAGACAAAATCATGGGTTTTGGGCACGCCATTTATCGCACCCACGACCCACGCAACGACATCATCAAACTGTGGTCGGAAAAACTGGCCGCCGAAGTGGGCGACACCGTGCTTTACCCCGTGTCTGTGCGTTGTGAAGAAGTGATGTGGCGCGAGAAAAAACTGTTCTGCAACGCCGACTTCTTCCACGCCTCTGCGTACCATTTTATGGGCATCCCCACCCCGTTGTTCACCCCCATTTTCGTGTGTTCACGGGTGAGCGGCTGGACCGCCCACATCATGGAACAACGCGCCAACAACCGCATCATTCGTCCCAGCGCCGACTACACCGGGCCAGAAAACCGCCCCGTACCGGCACTCGACGAACGCGCCTAA
- a CDS encoding cation:proton antiporter family protein: MEPAFFIYAFVGGLLAMAVRLPPLAGFLVAGFALNAMGYEMTPELTTIANLGVTLLLFTIGLKLNVRSLLQPVVWGSATAHMVLSSALFLGVLIGLKALGLRLLQDNDWSSMLVLGFALSFSSTVFAVKVLEDRSETSSLYGRIAIGVLIMQDIFAVLFLTASTGQLPSVWALGLLLLIPLAPLIRHLMNRLGHGEMQVLFGFLVALVLGYQLFEWVGVKGDLGALVVGMLLAPHKAAASLARALFNIKELFLVGFFLSIGLLALPTWEHLGVALLIMLVLPLKTVLFMLIFPQFRLRARTTVLATLSLSNFSEFGLIVAALALAQGWLSADWLVILSLAVALSFVVVSILNVFSERLYRRIRPLLPEAPAGRLHPHDRPVELGDAQAIVLGMGKIGRGAYQRLEKHYGLRVLGIDNNESTVERWRAQGFRLLEGDAVDSDFWEKILLSEGIQLVLLAMPHHAGNVFALEQLKGRKFAGKVAAIVEYPDETKPLQKLGADAVFYVYEEAGLALADSVMAASKEA, encoded by the coding sequence ATGGAACCTGCCTTTTTTATCTACGCTTTTGTTGGTGGCTTGTTGGCCATGGCGGTGCGCCTGCCGCCGTTGGCCGGTTTTCTGGTAGCGGGTTTCGCGTTGAACGCCATGGGGTATGAAATGACCCCGGAGCTGACCACCATAGCGAATTTGGGCGTGACCTTGCTGCTGTTTACCATTGGCCTAAAGCTGAATGTCCGGTCGCTGCTGCAACCCGTGGTGTGGGGGAGTGCAACGGCGCACATGGTGCTCTCCAGTGCCTTGTTCTTGGGCGTGTTGATTGGGCTGAAAGCCTTGGGTTTGCGCTTGCTGCAAGATAACGATTGGTCGTCCATGCTGGTTTTGGGCTTTGCACTGTCGTTCTCCAGTACCGTGTTTGCGGTGAAGGTCTTGGAAGACCGCAGTGAAACGAGTTCATTGTACGGTCGCATCGCCATTGGCGTGCTGATCATGCAGGATATTTTTGCCGTATTGTTTCTCACCGCGTCCACCGGTCAGCTGCCGAGCGTTTGGGCGTTGGGTCTGTTGTTGTTAATCCCGTTGGCACCGCTGATTCGGCACTTGATGAATCGTCTAGGGCATGGCGAGATGCAGGTGCTGTTTGGTTTCTTGGTGGCCTTGGTGCTGGGCTATCAGTTGTTTGAATGGGTCGGTGTTAAGGGCGACTTAGGCGCGCTGGTGGTGGGTATGTTGCTGGCACCGCACAAGGCAGCGGCGTCACTCGCCCGTGCGTTGTTCAACATCAAAGAGTTGTTCTTAGTCGGCTTCTTCTTGTCCATCGGTTTGCTGGCTTTACCCACATGGGAACATTTGGGCGTGGCCTTGTTGATTATGTTGGTACTGCCGCTGAAGACAGTGCTGTTTATGCTGATCTTCCCGCAATTCCGTTTGCGTGCTCGGACAACGGTGTTGGCGACCTTGAGTCTCAGTAATTTCTCTGAGTTCGGTTTGATCGTCGCCGCCCTGGCGTTGGCGCAAGGCTGGTTGTCGGCCGACTGGTTGGTCATTTTATCGCTGGCGGTGGCTTTGAGTTTTGTGGTGGTATCGATACTGAACGTCTTCAGTGAACGCCTGTATCGGCGGATCAGGCCGTTGTTGCCCGAAGCGCCTGCTGGCCGTTTGCATCCGCATGATCGCCCGGTGGAGCTGGGTGATGCCCAGGCCATTGTACTGGGTATGGGTAAGATTGGTCGGGGGGCTTATCAGCGTTTGGAAAAGCACTACGGCTTGCGGGTGTTGGGCATTGATAACAACGAATCCACGGTGGAACGCTGGCGTGCGCAAGGCTTTCGGCTGCTGGAAGGTGATGCGGTGGATTCGGATTTCTGGGAAAAGATCTTGTTGTCGGAGGGTATTCAATTGGTGCTTCTCGCCATGCCGCATCACGCGGGTAATGTGTTTGCCTTGGAGCAGCTCAAAGGACGAAAATTCGCCGGCAAGGTGGCTGCCATTGTGGAGTACCCGGACGAGACCAAGCCGTTACAGAAGCTGGGCGCCGATGCCGTATTCTATGTTTACGAAGAAGCAGGCCTTGCCTTGGCCGACAGCGTTATGGCGGCATCTAAAGAGGCGTAA
- a CDS encoding HAMP domain-containing methyl-accepting chemotaxis protein, with protein MNWVNRSLFNKLLAIITGGCLLILIAGAYYFQRVNHSINQYNQLIASEIAIERQISLMSNEFKTQIQEWKNVLLRGHDPAQLDRFWTSFQHQERLVQDIGARVLPMMSEGPERQLVQEFLQAHRTMGERYRGGLEDFRASGFNHIAGDAAVAGMDREPTRLLNAAATALSNYAVERSDQIPDEVSSATLLAGALLMAAILAFGTVAMLVVNSAIVKPSRSLIGAIHALSQGQLDNNIDIRRQDELGVLASAARELQSFLAAIAKEMHQTSDALDNATESLVTASNAIVEHTNGANDSTAQVATAMEEMASAAQEVSNHAQDAASLANQANEAAMTGLKAMDEARSSIDRLAEQIGSSMKTVDKLETETANIGNVLDVIKAIAEQTNLLALNAAIEAARAGEQGRGFAVVADEVRSLAQRTQTSTQEIQGIIESVQSGARDTVTVMKQSRDISQQSVSTFNESAEQLHNVTNAIGDINTINTQVATASEEQTSVAGDIAKNISSVAEQTEETATTARSLNGISATLQEMVRRNRELSGRFSGVTG; from the coding sequence ATGAACTGGGTAAACCGGAGTCTGTTCAACAAGCTGTTGGCCATCATCACAGGCGGCTGCCTACTGATTCTGATTGCTGGCGCGTATTACTTCCAACGCGTCAACCACAGCATCAATCAATACAATCAATTGATCGCCAGCGAAATCGCCATCGAGCGACAAATCAGCCTGATGTCGAACGAATTCAAAACCCAGATTCAAGAATGGAAAAACGTCTTGCTGCGCGGTCACGACCCGGCGCAGCTCGACCGTTTTTGGACCAGTTTCCAACACCAAGAACGCCTTGTTCAAGACATTGGCGCACGGGTACTGCCCATGATGTCCGAAGGGCCAGAGCGGCAGTTAGTACAAGAGTTTCTGCAAGCGCACCGTACCATGGGCGAGCGCTATCGCGGTGGTTTGGAAGACTTCAGGGCCAGTGGTTTTAACCACATTGCGGGCGATGCAGCGGTAGCCGGGATGGACCGTGAACCGACGCGACTATTGAATGCAGCGGCCACGGCGCTCAGCAACTATGCCGTTGAGCGCTCTGATCAAATTCCGGACGAAGTGTCCTCTGCCACCCTGCTCGCTGGAGCCTTATTGATGGCAGCCATCCTGGCATTTGGCACAGTGGCCATGTTGGTGGTCAATTCAGCCATTGTGAAACCAAGCCGTAGCCTGATTGGCGCTATACACGCACTGAGCCAAGGGCAACTGGACAACAACATTGATATTCGCCGCCAGGATGAACTGGGCGTCTTGGCTTCCGCGGCCCGCGAACTGCAAAGTTTCTTAGCCGCCATCGCAAAAGAAATGCACCAAACCTCTGATGCACTCGACAACGCCACGGAAAGCTTGGTTACGGCGTCCAACGCCATTGTCGAACACACCAACGGCGCCAACGACAGCACTGCACAAGTAGCAACCGCCATGGAAGAAATGGCGTCTGCAGCGCAAGAGGTGTCTAACCATGCACAAGACGCCGCCAGCCTAGCCAACCAAGCCAACGAAGCAGCAATGACCGGATTGAAAGCGATGGACGAGGCGCGCAGTTCTATTGATCGGTTAGCTGAACAAATCGGGTCTTCCATGAAAACGGTCGACAAACTGGAAACCGAAACAGCCAACATTGGCAATGTGTTGGACGTCATCAAAGCCATTGCTGAACAAACCAACTTGCTGGCCTTAAACGCCGCCATTGAAGCCGCGCGCGCCGGTGAACAAGGCCGGGGCTTTGCCGTGGTGGCCGATGAAGTTCGGTCATTGGCGCAACGCACTCAAACTTCCACCCAAGAGATTCAAGGTATTATTGAAAGTGTACAAAGCGGCGCGCGGGACACCGTTACCGTGATGAAACAGTCACGCGACATCTCACAGCAAAGCGTCAGCACTTTCAATGAATCGGCAGAACAACTGCACAACGTCACCAACGCTATTGGCGACATCAACACCATTAACACGCAGGTTGCTACAGCCTCGGAAGAACAAACCAGCGTGGCCGGTGATATCGCCAAAAACATATCGAGCGTGGCAGAGCAAACGGAAGAAACGGCAACCACCGCCCGCAGCTTGAATGGCATATCCGCGACGCTGCAAGAGATGGTACGACGTAATCGAGAACTCAGTGGTCGCTTTTCGGGGGTAACCGGCTGA
- a CDS encoding diacylglycerol kinase — MGKPGTTGLQRIINATRYSMLGFRAAYRNEAAFRQELLLVACAVLAAAFLADTLLQWLLLVGTGLLVLIVELLNSAIEAVVDHASPEWHELAGRAKDMGSAAVFTSLMLMALTWGVVVWETQILGRFVG; from the coding sequence ATGGGCAAGCCCGGCACTACTGGCCTGCAACGCATCATTAATGCAACACGCTACTCCATGCTCGGCTTTCGCGCCGCGTACCGCAACGAAGCGGCCTTTCGGCAAGAACTGTTGCTGGTAGCCTGCGCAGTATTGGCAGCGGCCTTTCTGGCGGACACCCTGTTGCAGTGGTTACTATTGGTTGGCACAGGCCTTTTGGTGTTGATCGTCGAGCTGCTGAATTCCGCCATTGAAGCGGTGGTAGACCACGCCAGCCCGGAATGGCACGAACTGGCCGGACGCGCGAAAGACATGGGTTCCGCCGCTGTGTTCACCAGCCTGATGCTCATGGCGCTGACCTGGGGCGTGGTGGTGTGGGAGACGCAAATTTTGGGGCGCTTCGTCGGCTAG
- the prpB gene encoding methylisocitrate lyase: MASSTTALSQGAKFRQAVADHAPLQVVGTINAYTAMMAKQTGHQAIYLSGGGVANASYGLPDLGITSLNDVLEDVRRITAACDLPLLVDADTGFGGVFNIKRTVTEMERAGAAAIHIEDQVAQKRCGHRPNKAIVSAGEMTDRIKSAADARTDSSFVIMARTDALAVEGMDSAIERAVTCVEAGADMIFPEAMITLEQYQQFVDAVKVPVLANITEFGATPLFSKEELATVGVSLVLYPLSAFRAMNKAALNVYQHILQDGHQRDVVDTMQTRMELYDFLNYHDYEQTLDRLFGKD; this comes from the coding sequence ATGGCATCTTCAACCACAGCACTTTCACAAGGCGCAAAATTCCGCCAAGCCGTGGCCGACCACGCCCCCTTGCAAGTGGTCGGTACTATTAATGCCTACACCGCCATGATGGCAAAACAGACCGGGCATCAGGCTATTTATCTGTCTGGCGGCGGCGTCGCCAACGCCTCCTACGGCCTGCCGGATTTAGGCATCACCTCACTGAATGACGTACTGGAAGACGTACGCCGCATCACAGCCGCTTGTGACCTGCCTTTATTGGTCGACGCCGACACCGGCTTTGGTGGCGTGTTCAACATCAAGCGCACAGTGACAGAAATGGAACGCGCAGGCGCAGCCGCCATTCACATTGAAGACCAAGTCGCGCAAAAACGCTGCGGCCACCGCCCGAACAAAGCCATCGTATCGGCCGGAGAAATGACCGACCGCATTAAAAGCGCCGCCGATGCCCGTACCGACAGCAGCTTCGTCATCATGGCACGCACTGACGCACTTGCCGTTGAAGGCATGGACTCCGCCATTGAGCGCGCCGTGACCTGCGTGGAAGCCGGGGCCGACATGATCTTCCCGGAAGCCATGATCACCCTCGAACAATACCAACAGTTTGTCGACGCGGTGAAAGTACCGGTACTCGCGAACATCACCGAATTCGGCGCGACGCCACTGTTCAGCAAAGAAGAACTCGCCACCGTCGGCGTGAGCTTAGTGCTGTACCCGCTGTCAGCTTTCCGCGCCATGAACAAAGCGGCGCTGAACGTGTACCAACACATTCTGCAAGACGGCCACCAGCGGGACGTGGTGGATACCATGCAGACCCGTATGGAGCTGTACGATTTTCTGAACTACCACGACTATGAACAGACCCTAGACCGGTTGTTCGGCAAGGATTAA
- the acnD gene encoding Fe/S-dependent 2-methylisocitrate dehydratase AcnD has protein sequence MNSLYRKTLPGTALDYFDARAAVDALTPGAYDTLPYTSRVLAENLVRRCDPELLNDALRQLIERKRDLDFPWFPARVVCHDILGQTALVDLAGLRDAIAAMGGDPAKVNPVVPTQLIVDHSLAVEHGGNDPDSFAKNRAIEDRRNEDRFHFINWTKQAFKNVDVIPPGNGIMHQINLEKMSPVIHAVDGVAYPDTLVGTDSHTPHVDALGVIAIGVGGLEAESVMLGRASWMRLPDIVGVELVGQRQPGITATDIVLALTEFLRNEKVVSTWLEFFGEGAYSLTLGDRATISNMTPEYGATAALFSIDQNTLDYLTLTGRSAEQVALVEQYAKTTGLWADSLKSAQYERVLRFDLSTIGRNIAGPSNPHKRVSTADLAKLGISGTVENHADGRMPDGATIIAAITSCTNTSNPRNVIAAGLLAKKANALGLQAKPWVKTSLAPGSKTVQLYLEEAGLLPELEKLGFGIVGFACTTCNGMSGALDPKIQQEIIDRDLYATAVLSGNRNFDGRIHPYAKQAFLASPPLVVAYAIAGTIRFDIEKDALGVDAKGQPITLKDLWPSDEEIDAIVAQAVKPEQFNAVYIPMFQIDDSAKTAVSPLYEWRPQSTYIRRPPYWEGALANKPALKGMRPLAVLGDNITTDHLSPSNAIMLDSAAGEYLAKMGLPEEDFNSYATHRGDHLTAQRATFANPKLLNEMVQENGKIKQGSLARLEPEGQVVRMWEAIETYMARKQPLIIVAGADYGQGSSRDWAAKGVRLAGVEAIAAEGFERIHRTNLVGMGVLPLQFAPGTTRLTLQLDGTEIYAVEGDIAPGATLTLVIERADGNKERVPVQCRLDTAEEVSIYSAGGVLQRFAQDFLESEGAV, from the coding sequence ATGAACAGCCTCTACAGAAAAACGCTCCCCGGCACCGCACTCGATTATTTTGACGCCCGTGCTGCGGTAGACGCCCTCACACCCGGCGCTTACGACACGCTGCCGTACACCTCGCGTGTGTTGGCCGAAAACCTCGTGCGCCGCTGCGACCCCGAGTTGCTGAACGACGCCCTGCGCCAGTTGATCGAGCGCAAGCGTGACCTCGATTTTCCGTGGTTTCCGGCGCGTGTGGTGTGTCACGACATCTTGGGCCAAACCGCATTGGTAGACTTGGCTGGCCTGCGCGACGCCATTGCCGCCATGGGCGGCGACCCGGCCAAGGTCAACCCTGTAGTGCCAACGCAGTTGATTGTGGACCACTCGCTGGCGGTTGAGCACGGAGGGAACGACCCGGATTCATTCGCCAAAAACCGCGCCATTGAAGACCGCCGCAATGAAGACCGCTTCCACTTCATCAACTGGACCAAGCAAGCGTTCAAAAACGTCGATGTGATTCCGCCCGGCAACGGCATCATGCACCAGATCAACCTGGAAAAAATGTCGCCGGTGATTCACGCGGTAGACGGCGTCGCCTACCCCGATACCTTGGTCGGCACCGACAGCCACACCCCGCATGTGGACGCACTCGGTGTTATCGCCATTGGTGTGGGCGGTTTGGAAGCGGAAAGCGTCATGCTGGGCCGTGCCTCATGGATGCGCCTGCCCGACATCGTGGGTGTAGAACTGGTCGGCCAGCGCCAACCGGGTATTACCGCGACCGACATCGTTTTGGCGCTGACTGAATTTCTGCGCAACGAGAAAGTGGTATCGACCTGGCTGGAATTCTTTGGCGAGGGTGCCTACTCGCTGACCTTGGGCGACCGAGCGACCATTTCCAACATGACGCCCGAATACGGCGCCACGGCGGCACTGTTCTCCATCGACCAAAACACGCTGGACTATTTAACGCTCACCGGCCGCAGCGCCGAACAAGTAGCCTTGGTTGAGCAGTACGCCAAAACCACCGGTTTGTGGGCCGACAGCCTGAAGAGCGCGCAGTACGAGCGCGTCTTACGCTTTGATCTTTCAACCATAGGCCGCAACATCGCCGGGCCGAGTAACCCGCACAAGCGCGTATCGACCGCCGACCTTGCCAAATTGGGCATCAGCGGCACCGTCGAAAATCACGCCGATGGCCGCATGCCAGACGGCGCAACGATTATCGCCGCCATCACCAGTTGCACCAACACCAGCAACCCGCGCAACGTCATCGCTGCGGGCCTGTTGGCGAAGAAAGCCAATGCCTTGGGCCTGCAAGCTAAACCTTGGGTGAAGACCTCGCTAGCGCCCGGTTCCAAAACCGTACAACTGTATTTGGAAGAAGCGGGCTTGCTGCCCGAACTGGAAAAACTGGGCTTCGGCATCGTCGGTTTTGCCTGCACAACCTGTAATGGCATGAGCGGCGCGCTGGACCCGAAAATCCAGCAAGAGATCATCGACCGCGACCTCTACGCCACCGCCGTATTGTCCGGCAACCGCAACTTCGATGGCCGCATTCACCCCTACGCCAAGCAGGCGTTTTTGGCCTCACCACCGTTAGTCGTGGCCTACGCCATTGCCGGTACTATTCGCTTTGATATCGAAAAAGACGCCCTCGGCGTGGACGCTAAAGGCCAGCCAATTACGCTGAAAGACCTCTGGCCCAGCGACGAAGAAATCGACGCCATTGTCGCCCAAGCGGTGAAACCCGAGCAGTTCAACGCCGTGTACATTCCCATGTTCCAAATCGACGACAGCGCCAAAACGGCAGTCAGCCCGCTTTACGAATGGCGCCCGCAAAGCACCTACATTCGTCGTCCACCCTATTGGGAAGGTGCCCTGGCCAACAAGCCTGCGCTCAAAGGTATGCGTCCGCTGGCCGTGCTGGGCGACAACATCACCACCGACCACCTGTCGCCGTCTAACGCCATCATGCTCGACAGCGCAGCGGGTGAATATCTGGCCAAAATGGGCTTACCAGAAGAAGACTTCAACTCTTATGCCACGCACCGCGGCGACCACCTCACCGCGCAACGCGCCACCTTTGCCAACCCCAAACTGCTGAATGAAATGGTGCAGGAAAACGGCAAAATCAAACAAGGATCGCTGGCGCGCTTAGAGCCCGAAGGCCAAGTGGTGCGCATGTGGGAAGCCATTGAAACCTACATGGCACGCAAGCAGCCGCTGATCATTGTGGCCGGAGCCGACTACGGCCAAGGCTCCTCGCGCGACTGGGCCGCCAAAGGTGTGCGCTTGGCGGGTGTAGAAGCCATTGCCGCCGAAGGTTTTGAGCGCATTCACCGCACGAACCTGGTCGGTATGGGCGTACTGCCGCTGCAATTTGCGCCCGGCACGACGCGGCTTACGTTGCAGTTAGACGGCACCGAAATCTATGCTGTTGAAGGCGACATCGCCCCCGGCGCAACCCTGACTTTGGTGATTGAACGCGCTGACGGAAACAAAGAGCGTGTGCCAGTACAGTGTCGTTTAGACACCGCCGAAGAAGTGTCTATCTACAGCGCAGGCGGCGTATTGCAGCGCTTCGCGCAAGATTTTTTAGAATCTGAAGGAGCTGTGTGA